A window of uncultured Methanobrevibacter sp. contains these coding sequences:
- a CDS encoding NAD(P)H-dependent oxidoreductase, translated as MEEINISYTITDLYGSNFNSDITEEEYLRENNNIPCPLAEDVLLEQERINNADVLTFIFPLFWMDAPSKLVGYFARVFTKGFKYDYDDGKSASMKTMVHTNFLISAGSSYDDLEKDGKINALETIFIKDKLAGKTKDVSMYFFEKTTYLKEGIDR; from the coding sequence TTGGAAGAAATAAATATCTCATACACAATCACAGATTTATATGGGTCTAATTTTAATTCAGATATTACTGAAGAGGAATATTTAAGAGAAAATAATAATATTCCATGTCCTTTAGCTGAAGATGTGCTTCTTGAACAGGAAAGAATTAATAATGCAGATGTATTGACATTCATATTTCCGTTATTTTGGATGGATGCACCTTCAAAATTGGTGGGTTATTTTGCAAGAGTATTTACAAAGGGATTTAAATATGATTATGATGACGGTAAATCTGCATCAATGAAGACAATGGTCCATACAAACTTCCTAATTAGTGCAGGTAGCAGTTACGATGATTTGGAAAAAGACGGCAAAATAAATGCATTGGAAACAATATTTATAAAAGATAAGTTGGCAGGAAAAACTAAAGATGTTAGTATGTATTTTTTTGAAAAAACAACATATCTAAAAGAAGGAATTGACAGATAA